Proteins encoded within one genomic window of Ammonifex degensii KC4:
- a CDS encoding DEAD/DEAH box helicase family protein, whose product MLRLEDYLVLNRFMHHLLGAEDFETLKNLLRPMPEGPDGNGQSHFFKRLATQPDLCVPPDKLEEYDRRIMAYEERLRRARRGFRGFRYFQYLALLYTEIFLDRLTEDPVSFATDLNGFLAKLRAEKSDLAGFPDFSPENLRRLAFFMATGSGKTLLMHVNIWQVLYYLKHGAHPEALVPGNAPRREFDNILLITPNEGLSGQHLRELRESGLDAALFIEDRHDPGGLFGPKVKIIEIHKLAEEPSREGVSVVLEEVGPNNLVIVDEGHKGTGSEAQTWKRRQKYLSEGGFLLEYSATFAQAIAAANRKAQKRLLEEYGQVILFDYSYAHFYGDGYGKDFVVLNLKDSRPEQAHELLVGGLLAFYHQLYLYRQNRAAFHPYNIEKPLWVLLGSSVNALYTEDKKRRSDVGEVVAFLKRFVEDRGWAVSVMERILVGNSGFQDVESGQDLFAPHIERLRGQDAKALYDQILAEVFHGSGGLEVWEIKQADSELGLRLSTADENAPYFGVINIGDVPAFKKYLAEHLGIEAQEDNFRPSQFDLVDHPDSPIFLVIGAKKFIEGWSSWRVSSMGLLNVGKGAGSQIIQLFGRGVRLKGKDMSLKRSVALRDDSPPKDLRFLETLIIFGWNANYLQTFRQIIANEDIGKEFTLRIRKMEPWPENLPLPCRKPGFDASALTWPIDASAPTVELDLTPRVDMLSPTDGSPIVLRARKHGSVYLDFSGLPVDLEALYLEALEYKRMRGYANLYITPEAIVQVLHARCRVRLPVADLTIDNIQKAAARVLKVYLDRFVRMKEREAESQHVEVEHLKADDPRVLDEYCVRVRGETWLNEIEELLRNGLPADDGGEPLPRLYFDRSLFNPLLTEGGRSWKRTVSVHPPALNRDERRFIEDLRSFWKQHCNDPEFRNCKLYVLRNLAHTGIRLFHRSGFYPDFILWLRNTRTGQTRIIFVDPHGLHHGGLAGNMDRFEALRALRELSGRLEFQRRGIYLEGYLLTNSPVSQIPDANGRSEDQLEKEYPLVFQTGNYVEKIIKTPQGIC is encoded by the coding sequence AGTACGACCGCCGGATCATGGCCTACGAGGAGCGGCTCCGCAGGGCCCGGCGGGGCTTCCGGGGCTTCCGCTACTTCCAGTACCTAGCCCTGCTATACACCGAGATCTTCTTGGATCGCCTGACCGAAGACCCCGTTTCCTTTGCCACCGACCTCAACGGCTTTCTCGCTAAGTTACGCGCCGAAAAATCCGACCTTGCTGGCTTTCCAGACTTCTCCCCTGAAAACTTAAGACGCCTGGCCTTCTTCATGGCCACCGGTAGCGGCAAAACCTTGCTCATGCACGTGAACATCTGGCAAGTGCTTTATTATCTTAAACACGGCGCCCATCCCGAGGCCCTCGTTCCTGGCAATGCCCCCCGCCGGGAATTCGACAACATCCTGCTCATCACTCCCAACGAAGGTCTCTCCGGCCAGCACCTAAGAGAACTACGCGAAAGCGGTCTGGATGCAGCTCTGTTCATCGAAGATCGACACGACCCAGGTGGCCTTTTTGGCCCGAAGGTCAAAATCATTGAGATCCACAAGCTGGCCGAAGAACCCTCTCGCGAAGGTGTGAGCGTGGTTCTGGAGGAAGTCGGCCCAAACAACCTGGTCATCGTGGACGAAGGCCACAAAGGTACCGGCAGCGAAGCCCAGACCTGGAAGAGACGTCAGAAGTACCTGAGTGAGGGCGGCTTCTTACTGGAGTACAGTGCTACCTTCGCCCAGGCTATCGCTGCGGCCAACAGAAAAGCCCAAAAGCGACTTCTGGAGGAATACGGCCAAGTGATCCTGTTTGACTACTCATATGCCCATTTCTACGGCGACGGCTACGGCAAGGACTTTGTTGTGCTGAACCTTAAAGATTCCCGTCCCGAGCAGGCTCATGAGCTGCTGGTGGGTGGGCTTCTGGCTTTTTACCACCAACTTTACCTGTATCGGCAAAACCGGGCCGCCTTCCACCCCTACAACATCGAGAAGCCCCTGTGGGTGCTTTTAGGCAGTAGCGTCAATGCCCTCTACACTGAGGACAAAAAGCGTCGTAGCGATGTCGGAGAGGTAGTGGCCTTTCTCAAGCGCTTTGTAGAAGACCGAGGCTGGGCTGTTTCAGTGATGGAGCGCATTCTAGTGGGTAACAGCGGCTTCCAGGACGTCGAGAGCGGCCAAGACCTGTTTGCTCCTCATATCGAACGCCTGCGCGGCCAGGATGCCAAAGCTCTTTATGACCAGATCCTGGCCGAGGTCTTCCACGGTAGTGGCGGCCTGGAGGTGTGGGAGATCAAACAGGCCGACAGCGAACTGGGCCTTCGCCTTTCCACCGCCGATGAAAATGCACCCTACTTCGGTGTGATCAACATTGGCGATGTCCCAGCCTTCAAAAAATACCTGGCCGAGCACCTGGGTATCGAGGCGCAGGAGGACAACTTCCGGCCTTCTCAGTTCGACCTGGTGGATCATCCGGATTCCCCGATCTTTTTGGTTATCGGTGCTAAGAAGTTCATCGAGGGATGGTCCTCGTGGCGTGTGTCCTCCATGGGCTTACTCAACGTGGGCAAGGGTGCAGGCTCCCAGATTATTCAGCTCTTTGGCCGCGGCGTGCGCCTCAAGGGCAAGGACATGAGCCTGAAGCGGAGCGTAGCTTTGAGAGATGACTCGCCGCCGAAAGATCTCCGTTTTCTTGAGACGCTCATCATCTTTGGCTGGAACGCCAATTACCTCCAGACGTTCCGCCAGATTATCGCGAACGAGGATATAGGCAAGGAATTTACTTTGCGCATCCGCAAAATGGAGCCGTGGCCGGAGAACCTCCCATTACCATGCAGGAAGCCCGGCTTCGACGCTTCGGCTCTAACTTGGCCGATAGATGCAAGCGCCCCAACCGTCGAACTGGATCTGACACCCCGCGTAGATATGCTTTCTCCTACGGACGGATCGCCTATCGTACTCCGGGCCAGGAAGCATGGGTCTGTCTACCTCGACTTTTCCGGATTGCCCGTAGATCTGGAGGCCCTTTATCTGGAAGCGCTGGAGTACAAACGCATGCGCGGTTACGCCAACCTATACATCACCCCCGAGGCTATAGTCCAAGTCTTGCATGCACGTTGTCGTGTCAGACTGCCCGTAGCGGACCTAACCATTGATAACATCCAGAAGGCCGCCGCGCGGGTGCTCAAAGTGTATCTGGACCGCTTTGTGCGCATGAAAGAGCGGGAAGCCGAAAGCCAGCATGTAGAGGTCGAACATCTAAAAGCCGACGACCCACGTGTGTTGGACGAGTACTGCGTTCGAGTGCGGGGTGAAACGTGGCTTAATGAGATCGAAGAGTTGCTTCGGAACGGCCTTCCGGCCGACGACGGCGGAGAGCCACTGCCGCGGCTTTACTTCGACCGTAGCCTGTTCAACCCCCTCCTTACCGAAGGCGGTCGTTCGTGGAAACGAACCGTCTCCGTCCACCCGCCAGCGTTAAACCGGGATGAGCGACGGTTTATCGAGGATCTTCGTAGCTTCTGGAAGCAACATTGCAATGACCCTGAATTTCGAAACTGCAAACTCTATGTGCTTCGCAACCTGGCACACACTGGCATCCGTCTGTTTCACCGTAGTGGCTTCTACCCAGACTTTATCCTGTGGTTGCGCAATACTCGTACTGGCCAAACGCGAATCATCTTCGTAGATCCCCACGGCTTGCACCACGGGGGATTGGCGGGAAACATGGACAGGTTCGAAGCCCTGCGCGCCTTGCGGGAACTGAGCGGTCGGCTTGAATTTCAACGCAGGGGGATATATTTAGAAGGTTACCTCCTCACCAATTCACCGGTTTCGCAGATTCCGGACGCAAATGGTCGTTCTGAGGATCAACTTGAAAAGGAATATCCTTTGGTCTTCCAAACAGGAAATTACGTCGAGAAGATAATAAAAACACCACAGGGGATCTGCTAA
- a CDS encoding DUF5320 family protein has protein sequence MVSILLLFSGCTSRSPSQAPRKKTGCATLNPAGFSGRWGFLKRWWFGSFGPFGFGFSFGFPFGWWGSVSVEEELEMLREYKRWLEEELERVEEKIARLEGGRNQS, from the coding sequence TTGGTCTCTATCCTGCTTCTGTTCTCGGGTTGTACTTCGAGGTCACCATCCCAGGCTCCCCGCAAAAAGACCGGGTGTGCAACCCTTAATCCTGCCGGCTTTTCCGGGAGGTGGGGATTCTTGAAGCGCTGGTGGTTCGGTTCCTTTGGTCCTTTCGGTTTCGGTTTTTCCTTCGGCTTCCCCTTCGGCTGGTGGGGGAGCGTGAGCGTGGAGGAAGAGCTTGAGATGTTGCGGGAGTACAAGCGCTGGCTGGAGGAAGAGCTTGAACGGGTCGAGGAGAAGATCGCGCGGCTGGAAGGCGGCAGAAACCAGAGCTGA
- a CDS encoding helix-turn-helix domain-containing protein — MRLGDLRDLPPFLTVEEAAELLRLKKRTAYDLVARGEIPSVRLGRFIRIPAASVIRMARLGELEEGGAGPEKHNS, encoded by the coding sequence TTGCGCCTGGGGGACTTGAGGGACCTCCCTCCCTTCCTCACCGTCGAGGAGGCGGCGGAGCTCCTGAGGTTGAAGAAGCGCACGGCGTACGACCTGGTGGCGAGGGGGGAGATACCCAGCGTGAGGCTCGGCAGGTTCATCCGGATACCGGCGGCCAGCGTTATCAGGATGGCCCGCCTGGGGGAGCTGGAGGAAGGGGGCGCGGGGCCGGAGAAGCATAACTCCTAG
- a CDS encoding site-specific integrase — translation MRGHIRKRGEKSWAVVVDLGRDPETGKRRQKWVTVRGTKRDAEKVLAELLAKAGRGELGTAPRSLTVAALLDMWLEVSRRRWKPGTAVAAETAVKTWKELLGHVPAGKLGPADVEKALARMEGELSPATCRYRFGLLRQAMRWAVKRKLLGQDPTEGVAPPRAPRKEVRVWSEEEIARFLGVLDSSGHRPAVKAFFRLALSTGMRKGELLALRWEDVDFEKGCLYVRRTRCHHTGGVHEPKSPSSCRKVALDAGSLECLRRLKREQAREKLRAGAEWCEQGLVFATRKGKALSVFRLACTFRSLCRRAGVPEIRIHDLRHTHASLLLRQGVHPKVVQERLGHSSVKITLDTYSHLLPDAQEQAVKALERALGGEEGRR, via the coding sequence TTGCGCGGCCACATAAGGAAGCGCGGCGAGAAGTCCTGGGCGGTGGTGGTGGACCTAGGGAGGGACCCGGAGACCGGGAAGCGGCGGCAGAAGTGGGTGACGGTGAGGGGCACCAAGCGCGACGCCGAGAAAGTTCTGGCGGAGCTCCTAGCGAAGGCCGGGAGGGGGGAGCTGGGGACGGCCCCCAGGTCCCTCACCGTTGCGGCCCTGCTGGACATGTGGCTTGAGGTGAGCAGGAGGAGGTGGAAGCCGGGGACGGCGGTGGCAGCAGAAACGGCCGTCAAGACCTGGAAGGAGCTCCTGGGGCACGTCCCGGCGGGGAAGCTCGGCCCGGCGGACGTGGAGAAGGCGCTGGCCCGCATGGAGGGAGAGCTTTCTCCCGCCACCTGCCGCTACCGCTTCGGCCTCCTGCGGCAGGCCATGCGGTGGGCGGTGAAGCGGAAGCTCCTGGGGCAGGACCCCACCGAAGGCGTGGCCCCTCCCCGCGCTCCGAGGAAGGAGGTCAGGGTCTGGTCGGAAGAAGAGATCGCGAGGTTCCTGGGGGTCCTGGACTCTTCCGGACACCGCCCGGCGGTGAAGGCCTTCTTCCGCCTGGCTTTGTCCACCGGCATGAGGAAGGGGGAGCTCCTGGCGTTGAGGTGGGAAGACGTGGACTTTGAAAAGGGCTGCCTTTACGTGAGGAGGACGCGGTGCCACCACACCGGCGGCGTCCACGAGCCCAAGAGCCCCTCCTCTTGCCGGAAGGTGGCCCTGGACGCGGGCTCCCTGGAGTGCCTGAGGAGACTCAAAAGGGAGCAGGCCAGGGAAAAGCTGAGGGCTGGCGCGGAATGGTGCGAGCAGGGCCTGGTGTTCGCCACGCGGAAGGGGAAGGCGCTGAGCGTCTTCAGGCTGGCCTGCACCTTCCGCTCTCTGTGCCGCAGGGCGGGCGTGCCGGAAATTCGCATACACGACCTCCGGCACACCCACGCGAGCTTGCTCCTGCGGCAGGGGGTACACCCCAAGGTAGTCCAGGAGAGGCTGGGCCACTCCTCGGTAAAGATCACGCTAGACACTTACTCTCACCTGCTACCGGACGCCCAGGAGCAGGCGGTCAAGGCGCTGGAAAGAGCGCTGGGCGGGGAAGAGGGGCGGCGTTAG
- a CDS encoding carbohydrate-binding protein yields the protein MLLEESREVLHPADLPGGVVVDPTPITAGEEVTIFYNGCLSQSGASQIYLHLGFGPPDNWHRVQDLKMSRTSWGWVRTISIPFDEERLNFCFWDGAGNWDNNNGLNWSYIIHGPGNPLFSRLPGTGSPGLQTSC from the coding sequence ATGTTGCTGGAAGAAAGCAGGGAAGTCCTTCATCCGGCCGATCTACCGGGAGGGGTAGTGGTAGACCCGACTCCCATAACCGCGGGTGAGGAAGTGACCATTTTCTACAACGGGTGTCTATCCCAGAGTGGGGCCAGCCAGATCTACCTGCACCTGGGTTTTGGCCCCCCGGACAACTGGCACCGTGTGCAGGATCTCAAAATGTCGCGGACTTCCTGGGGATGGGTGAGGACCATAAGCATTCCCTTTGATGAGGAAAGGCTGAACTTTTGCTTCTGGGACGGAGCAGGCAACTGGGACAATAACAACGGGCTTAATTGGAGCTACATCATTCACGGTCCCGGAAACCCTCTTTTCTCAAGGCTTCCGGGCACCGGGAGTCCGGGTTTGCAAACATCCTGCTAA
- a CDS encoding glycosyltransferase family 4 protein, with product MRVVMLSWEFPPNSVGGLGQHVYDLTAALSRQGVEVFLFTLGAPGAPLAEEVNGVRVYRVQPSGPSTPDFTTWVLQANTFLLERAIPVLAKLKGIKVVHAHDWLVAWAARALKHAYRLPLVVTVHATEFGRHRGLHTLTQHFISSVEWWLTYEAWRVIVCSRYMEGEVKYIFQLPADKLVVIPNAVDPGRYCFEPEGVDRNWFAAPDEKIVFFVGRLVWEKGVQVLLRAFPQVLARCPQTKLIIAGTGPYEGELKRLAEELGIAHRVYFTGYLEERVRNALYHWASVAVFPSLYEPFGIVALEAMAAQVPVVVSDVGGLQEIVEDGVDGLKCPPDQPEALAEKITWLLLHPEFAASLSEQAYRKVKEKYSWEDVARRTKRLYEEVARERQRTDWPAPPELCASRTRIAYLFHRYA from the coding sequence GTGCGGGTGGTAATGCTATCCTGGGAATTTCCTCCCAACAGTGTAGGAGGATTGGGGCAACACGTTTACGATCTCACTGCTGCCTTGTCCCGGCAAGGGGTGGAGGTATTTCTTTTTACCCTCGGAGCTCCCGGTGCGCCCCTGGCAGAAGAAGTAAACGGGGTGAGGGTATACCGCGTCCAGCCTTCCGGGCCTTCTACCCCCGACTTTACCACCTGGGTTCTGCAGGCCAACACCTTCCTCTTAGAAAGGGCCATTCCAGTTTTGGCCAAGCTTAAGGGGATAAAGGTGGTGCATGCGCACGACTGGCTGGTGGCATGGGCAGCCCGGGCTTTAAAGCACGCTTACCGCCTCCCGCTGGTGGTGACCGTTCACGCCACCGAGTTCGGTCGGCACCGGGGCCTGCACACCCTTACTCAGCACTTCATAAGTAGCGTGGAGTGGTGGTTGACTTACGAGGCCTGGCGGGTAATCGTCTGCAGCCGGTACATGGAGGGGGAGGTAAAGTACATTTTCCAGCTCCCTGCCGATAAGCTGGTGGTAATTCCCAACGCGGTGGACCCGGGGCGCTACTGCTTTGAGCCCGAGGGAGTGGACCGCAACTGGTTCGCTGCTCCCGACGAAAAGATCGTCTTCTTCGTGGGACGGCTGGTGTGGGAAAAGGGGGTACAAGTTCTTCTCCGGGCCTTCCCACAGGTTTTGGCTCGGTGCCCGCAGACCAAGCTTATCATCGCCGGCACCGGACCTTACGAGGGAGAGCTCAAGCGGCTGGCAGAGGAGTTGGGCATTGCCCACCGGGTTTATTTCACCGGCTACCTGGAAGAAAGGGTTCGCAACGCTCTTTACCACTGGGCTTCGGTTGCGGTCTTTCCCAGCCTCTACGAGCCTTTCGGCATCGTGGCCCTGGAAGCCATGGCTGCCCAGGTGCCAGTAGTGGTAAGCGATGTGGGAGGCTTGCAAGAGATCGTAGAGGATGGGGTGGATGGACTCAAGTGCCCTCCCGACCAGCCGGAAGCTTTAGCCGAAAAGATCACCTGGCTCCTCTTACACCCGGAGTTTGCTGCTTCCTTGAGCGAGCAAGCCTACCGGAAGGTGAAGGAAAAATATTCCTGGGAGGATGTGGCGCGCCGCACCAAGAGGCTTTACGAGGAAGTGGCGCGGGAGAGGCAGCGGACAGACTGGCCGGCACCGCCTGAACTTTGCGCCAGCCGAACACGCATCGCCTACCTATTCCACCGGTACGCCTGA
- a CDS encoding sugar phosphate nucleotidyltransferase has product MKGIIMAGGKGTRLRPLTCDLPKPLVPVVNRPVMAYGLELLQRHGITEVGVTLHYLSEKVQEYFRNQDFGGRLEFFREEKSLGTAGSVKNAASFLDETFVVLSGDALTDLDLTAAIAFHRERKALATLVLTRVECPLEYGVVLLEEDGRIRCFLEKPGWSEVFSDTVNTGIYILEPEVLDYIPAGEEFDFSKDLFPLLLREAKPLYGVVLEGYWCDIGNLEAYRQAQEDVLAGRVKLSLPGQEVAPGVRVEEGVEIDPTARIEGPVLIGAGSRVGPGVYLGPYTVLGRECCLQEGASLKRSILWDRCFVGRGASLRGVVLGYQVQVHAGVSAYEGVVVGDRSVLQEGSELEPGVKLWPYKVVEKGAKVKESLVWGYGYRRYLFGAEGVLGLANIELTPESVARLGSAFGACLGKGSTVVVTSDSYPVSLMLKKALIAGLQGVGLRVKDAGEGITPMTRFAVQHYDLAGGVHIKVASQNPDKVRLIFLEATGGNLSRSTERKVEEFYYREDFARETPTGIFPVDTLEEAFSAYLEYLSRLCSSQLPGLRLALLYEPLNLARFVRGLAEQTGIVWLEFDVAYSSSHPRPWSFYQQRLPDLCRMVVENGADGGAVLDANADHLVLVDERGRIIQDDLFTALLALVTLKQQREPVVVPVTAPRAIEELASKYRAKVVRTKASRRELWREAWQHAAEHTLLYFDALAALLRIFSFVAENRTSLAKLADEIPAYFLTRRDVPVAWKAKGRVIRRLAEEHRGKQVEFIDGVKVYHPEG; this is encoded by the coding sequence TTGAAAGGTATCATAATGGCGGGAGGGAAGGGTACCCGCCTCCGGCCCCTCACTTGCGACCTTCCCAAACCCTTGGTTCCGGTGGTCAACCGCCCGGTGATGGCTTACGGCCTGGAGCTCCTGCAGCGCCACGGCATAACCGAAGTGGGGGTGACCTTACATTACCTCTCCGAAAAGGTTCAAGAATACTTCCGCAACCAGGACTTTGGGGGAAGGCTCGAGTTCTTTCGGGAAGAGAAGTCCTTGGGAACGGCGGGTAGCGTAAAGAACGCCGCTTCTTTCTTGGACGAGACTTTCGTGGTGTTAAGCGGTGACGCCCTTACCGATTTAGATCTTACGGCGGCCATTGCCTTTCACCGTGAGAGAAAGGCCCTGGCTACTCTGGTGCTCACCCGGGTGGAGTGCCCGCTGGAGTACGGCGTGGTTCTTCTGGAAGAAGACGGAAGAATACGCTGTTTTCTGGAGAAGCCGGGCTGGAGTGAGGTCTTTAGCGACACGGTAAACACCGGCATCTACATCCTGGAGCCGGAGGTCCTGGACTACATACCAGCGGGGGAAGAATTTGACTTCAGCAAGGATCTTTTTCCCCTCCTTTTGCGGGAGGCCAAGCCTCTTTATGGTGTTGTCCTGGAAGGATACTGGTGCGACATAGGAAACTTGGAAGCTTACCGGCAGGCGCAGGAGGACGTGCTGGCTGGCCGGGTGAAGCTTTCCCTTCCTGGGCAGGAGGTAGCGCCGGGCGTGCGGGTAGAGGAAGGGGTGGAAATCGATCCTACTGCCAGGATAGAGGGGCCGGTGCTAATAGGGGCGGGCAGCCGCGTCGGCCCCGGGGTTTATCTCGGCCCCTACACGGTGCTGGGCCGAGAGTGCTGCCTGCAGGAGGGGGCCAGCCTCAAGCGGAGTATCCTTTGGGATCGTTGTTTCGTGGGGCGTGGGGCCTCGCTGCGCGGGGTAGTGCTGGGCTACCAGGTTCAGGTGCATGCGGGAGTAAGCGCCTATGAAGGAGTGGTGGTAGGGGATCGTTCGGTGCTGCAGGAGGGGAGCGAACTCGAGCCCGGGGTCAAGCTCTGGCCCTACAAGGTGGTGGAGAAGGGGGCCAAAGTAAAAGAGAGTTTGGTCTGGGGCTACGGCTACCGGCGCTACCTTTTCGGTGCGGAAGGGGTGCTGGGGTTGGCCAACATCGAGCTTACGCCAGAGAGTGTGGCCCGCTTGGGCAGCGCCTTTGGGGCCTGTCTGGGCAAGGGGAGCACGGTGGTGGTAACCAGCGACTCTTATCCCGTCTCCCTCATGCTGAAAAAAGCATTAATAGCCGGGCTGCAGGGGGTGGGCTTGCGGGTCAAAGACGCGGGGGAAGGAATAACTCCAATGACCCGCTTTGCCGTCCAGCACTATGACCTGGCGGGTGGTGTCCACATAAAAGTGGCCTCCCAGAACCCCGATAAGGTGCGCCTGATCTTTCTGGAGGCCACGGGAGGAAACCTTTCCCGTAGTACCGAAAGAAAGGTGGAAGAATTTTACTACCGCGAGGATTTCGCCCGGGAGACGCCGACCGGTATCTTCCCGGTAGACACCTTGGAAGAGGCCTTTTCCGCTTACCTCGAGTACTTGTCCCGTCTCTGCTCTTCCCAGCTTCCTGGGCTCAGGCTGGCCTTGCTTTATGAACCCCTAAACTTGGCTCGGTTTGTGCGGGGCCTGGCTGAGCAGACCGGAATCGTCTGGCTGGAGTTTGATGTTGCCTACTCTTCCAGTCACCCCCGCCCCTGGTCTTTCTACCAGCAGCGCTTGCCCGACTTATGCCGTATGGTGGTGGAAAACGGGGCCGACGGGGGAGCGGTTTTGGACGCCAACGCCGACCACCTGGTGCTTGTCGACGAGCGGGGTCGTATCATCCAGGACGATCTTTTCACCGCCCTTTTGGCCCTGGTGACCCTGAAGCAGCAAAGGGAGCCAGTGGTGGTTCCCGTGACTGCCCCGCGGGCCATAGAGGAACTAGCCTCAAAGTATCGGGCAAAGGTGGTGCGCACTAAGGCCAGCCGCCGGGAATTGTGGCGGGAAGCCTGGCAGCACGCGGCCGAGCACACCCTCCTTTACTTCGATGCCCTGGCTGCTCTTTTGCGTATCTTTTCCTTCGTGGCCGAAAACCGGACCTCCTTGGCCAAGCTGGCGGACGAAATCCCGGCCTACTTCTTGACCCGCCGCGACGTCCCGGTGGCTTGGAAGGCCAAGGGAAGGGTGATACGCCGGCTGGCTGAAGAGCACCGAGGGAAGCAGGTGGAGTTCATAGACGGGGTAAAGGTTTACCACCCGGAGGGCTGA
- a CDS encoding DUF3794 domain-containing protein, protein MPLIKTEVVVGEASTEVLLVTDTITFATPVYEVLQEEVKIKVTDCYVCTDKVIFNGEAQKNIVYKAPPDPYTGEGVVVYHELTLPFAGFVNVPGALPGDQCQVVSASVKDSTVLIPITKDALGHILTAKQKMVAEIKIKVVRTEQITIASRDPKFRPLGEEE, encoded by the coding sequence ATGCCGCTTATCAAGACGGAAGTGGTGGTAGGGGAAGCGAGTACGGAGGTTTTGCTGGTAACCGATACCATAACCTTTGCCACCCCGGTTTATGAGGTGTTGCAAGAAGAGGTGAAGATCAAGGTAACCGACTGCTATGTATGCACCGACAAGGTGATCTTCAACGGCGAGGCCCAGAAGAACATAGTCTATAAAGCGCCGCCCGATCCTTACACGGGGGAAGGGGTGGTGGTCTACCACGAACTCACTTTGCCCTTCGCCGGTTTTGTGAACGTGCCTGGAGCCCTTCCAGGGGACCAGTGCCAGGTGGTTTCGGCCTCGGTTAAGGACTCGACCGTGCTCATCCCCATTACCAAGGATGCTCTGGGCCATATCTTGACAGCCAAGCAGAAGATGGTGGCGGAGATCAAGATTAAGGTGGTGCGCACGGAGCAAATAACCATAGCTTCGCGCGACCCCAAGTTTCGCCCCCTAGGAGAGGAGGAGTAA